CCGGCCGCCGTCGCGCGGTTCGTCCGGGCCGCCGATCCGAACCCGGACGACCTGCTGCTGGAGGTGGGCGCCGGCCGGGGGCAACTGACCCGACCACTGGCCGCCCGCTGCCGCCGGCTGGTCGCGTACGAGGTCGATCCGGCCGTCACCGGCGAGTTGGCCGCGGTCTGCGCGGCCCTGCCCGGGGTCGACCACCGGCCGGAGGACTTCCTCGCGGCGGCCCCGCCGGGGGAGCCGTTCGCCGTGGTCGGCAACATTCCCTGGTCGTTGACGGCCGCCGTGGTCCGCTGGTGCCTCGCCGCCCCGCGACTGCGAACCGCGACCCTGCTGACCCAGCTCGAGTACGCCCGTAAGCGCAGCGGCGACTACGGCCGGTGGACCCGGCTCACCGTCTCGACCTGGCCCGAGTTCACCTGGCGGCTGGCCGGTCGGGTGCCCCGAACAGCGTTCCGTCCGGTGCCCCGGGTCGACGCCGGGATCCTGCGGGTCGAACGACGACCGGAGCCGCTGCTGCCGACGCGGGCGCTGCCGGCGTACCGGGGCATGGTGGAGCTGGGCTTCGGCGGGGTCGGCGGCTCGCTCGCGGCCTCACTGCGGACGGCGTATCCCCGGCCCCGGGTGGACGCCGCGCTGCGGGCGGTCCGGCTCGACCCGGCGACTCCGGTGGGCGAGGTGTGGCCCGAGCAGTGGCTGGTGCTGTTCCGCCTGCTGCACGCCCGACGGGGCTGACCGGTAGCCGGCGCGCCGGCATTGGCAGGTGGCGGGTCGGTGGCAGGTGGCAGGCCGGTGGCTGGCGGGCCGGTGGCTGGCGGGCCGGTCGGTCGGTCAGGCCAGGGTGGTCAGGGCGTCGGCCAGCTCGTCGGCGGAGGCGAACTGCTCGACCGGCAGCGCCCGGAGGGCCTGGAGGAGTTCGGTGCTCGCGCCGAACTCCTGCGCCCGGCGCACCAGGTCCTCCCGGGAGACCGGGTAGTCCAGTCCGGCCAGGTACTCCAGCCACTGCCCGCCGCTGCCCGTCATGGACGGCGGCTACCCGCTGACGGTCGGGACACACCTGGTTTGTCCGGACCCGCCCCGGGTAGCCGCGGGCATGCTGGTCCAGCGGCTCGGCGCGCCGAGCGACTTCGACCCGTTGCTGGCCCGTGTCGCCGACGCCCGGATCGTCATGCTGGGCGAGGCGACACACGGCACCTACGACTACTACCGGCTGCGGGAACAGCTCACCCGCCGGCTGGTCGCCGAGTGCGGGTTCTCCTTCGTGGCGGTGGAGGGGGACTGGCCGGACTGCGACCGGGTGCACCGCTCGGTCACCGCCGCCCGGCACGGCGCCGCCGACCCGCTGGCCGCCCTCGAACGCTTCGAGCGCTGGCCGACCTGGATGTGGGCGAACGCCGAGGTGGCCCGCTTCTGCCGGTGGTTGCGCGCGTGGAACGTGGACCGGTCGGAGGGCCGCCGCACCGGCTTCCATGGGCTGGACGTCTACAGCCTCTGGGAGTCGATGCAGGCCATCTTCGACTACCTCGGTGAGGAGGATCCGGCGTCGCTGGAGGCCGCGCAGGAGGCGTACCGCTGCTTCGAGCCGTACGGCAAGCGACCCGAGGAGTACGGGCTGGCCAGCCGGTTCGTCTCGGCGCGGTGCGAGGAGGAGGTGATCCGCCTGCTGTCGCGTACCCGGGAACAGGCCTCCCTCGACGGACCGGACCGCTTCGCGGCCTGGCAGAACGCGGAGGTGGTGGCCGGCGCGGAGCGGTACTACCGGGCCATGGTGTCCGGCGGGGGAGAGTCCTGGAACGTCCGGGACGTCCACATGGCGGACACCCTGGACCGGCTGTTGGAGCGGTACGGCACCGGCTCCCGGGCCGTGGTCTGGGCGCACAACACCCACGTCGGCGACGCCCGGGCGACCGACATGGCCGACGCCGGCCTGGTCAACCTCGGGCAGGTCGCCCGGGAGCGGCACGGTGACGACGCGGTGGTACTGGTCGGGTTCGGCAGCTACCGGGGCGGCGTGGTGGCCGCACCACGCTGGGGGTCGGCGGCGGAGGCGATGACCGCGCCACCGGCCCGCCCCGGCTCCCTCGAACACCGGCTGCACGAGTTGCTGCCGGAGCGGGCGGTGCTGGTCTTCGGCGGTGCGGACCAGCCGGGCTGGGTCACCGGCACCGTGGACCACCGGGCGATCGGGGTGGTCTACGACCCGACGCTGGAGGCACAGTCCAACTACGTGCCGACCCGGCTCGGTGAGCGGTACGACGCGTTCGTCTGGTGTGACGAGACCACCGCGCTGCATCCGCTGCCCGCCCTGACCGCCCCGGGGGAACTGGAGACCTACCCGGCTGGCATGTAGGCCGCATGCGGCTGGGGTGTTTGCAGGGGTCCCCTGCTACCGCTTTTTGCGGTGCAGGGGACCCCTGCTACCAACCAACCCACCCCAGCGCGCAGTCTGGTGCGGACCGGTGCCGGGGTGGGGGAGATCAGCGGGTGCCGGCTGCGGCCTTCTCGTCGAGGTGGGCGCGCAGGCCCTCGCCCTCGATGTCGACGTTCGGCAGGACCCGTTGCAGCCAGCGGGGCAGCCACCACGCCTTGTCGCCGAGGAGCGACATCACCGCCGGGACGATGGTCATCCGTACCACGAAGGCGTCGATGGCGACGCCGACGGCCAGCGCGAAACCCATCGACTTGATCACCGGGTCGTCGAGGAAGACGAACCCACCGAAGACCGAGATCATGATCAGGGCGGCGGCGGTGACCACCCGGGCCCCGTGACCCATCCCGCTGATGGTGGCCTGCGCGGCGGTGTCCCCGTGTACGAAGTCCTCCCGCATCCGGGAGACCAGGAAGACCTCGTAGTCCATGGCCAGCCCGAACAGGATGCCGATGAGCAGGATCGGCAGGAAGCTGATCAGCGGACCGGGGGTGTCCAGACCGACCAGGTCGGCCAGCGTGCCCTGCTGGAAGACGGCCACGGTGATGCCGAAGGTCGCCGCGACGGTCAGCAGGAAGCCCAGGGCCGCCTTGACCGGCACCAGGATCGACCGGAACACCAGCATCAGCAGCAGGACGGAGAGACCGACGACGAGCAGCAGGTAGACCGGGAGCGCGGCGGACAGCTTTTCCGACACGTCGATGCCGATCGCGGTGACGCCGGTCAGCAGTACGTCCACCCCGTCGGTCCCGCGGACCGCGCCACGGATGTCGTGGACCATCCTCTCGGTCGCCTCGTCGGTCGGGCCGGTCTTCGGCACGACCGCCAGCAGCGCGGTCCGGCCGTCCGGGCTGAGCTGCGGCGGGGCGACCGCGAGTACGCCCCCGGTGCCCTGCACCTCCTGGGTGACCCGGGGCAGGGCGGCTGAGGTCCGCTCGGCGGAGTCACCGGAGACCACCACCACGAGCCGGCCGGTGAAGCCCGGCCCGAAGCCCTCGGTGATCAGGTCGTTGGAGGTCCGGGCCGGGGAGCCGAGCGGAGCGGTGCCGGCGTCCGGCAGGGCCAGCCGCATGTCGGTGGCCGGGACGGCGAGCAGCCCCAGCCCGAGCAGGCCGACCAGGATGACCGGGATGCGCAGCCGGGTGACCCACCCGGCCCAGCGGAATCCGAACCCGGAACGGTCCTCGGCGGCGGAAGCGCGCCCGGCGGTCGGGCCACCGGCGGCCGGCGCGGAAGTCCCGGTGAGCGTGGAGGTCCCGCCCGGCGCGGCCGTGTCGGCGGGGACGGCGTTCCGGAGGCTGCGGGGCAGCGCCCGGCGACCGGCGAAGCCGAGCAGCGCCGGTTGAAGGGTGATCGCGACCAGCACCGCCACGGTGACCGTGCCGGCTGCGGCGAGACCCATGACCGTGAGGAACGGGATGTTGACCACGGCGAGCCCGGCGAGCGCGATGACCACGGTCGCCCCGGCGAAGACGACGGCCGAGCCGGCGGTCCCCACCGCCCGCCCCACGGCCTCCTCGGGGGAGAGCCCGGAGAGCAGGTTCTGCCGGTGCCGGGAGGTGATGAAGAGGGAGTAGTCGATGCCGACCGCGAGGCCCAGCATCAGCGCGAGGATGGGGGCCGTGCTGGTCAGGCCGACCACGCTGCTGAGCGCGTAGAGCCCGGCCATGCCCGCGCCGACGCCGATCAGCGCGTTGAGCATGGTCATCCCCGCCGCGACCAGCGAGCCGAAGGTCACCACCAGCACGAGCAGGGCGACCACCACGCCGAGCGCCTCGGTGGAACCGACCTCCGGCTCGGTGTTGAGCACCTCGCCGCCGGGGGCGACCTGGTAACCCTGGCTCTCGGCCCGCGCGCCGACCTCCTCGTACGCCTCGCGCTGCTCGTCGGTGATCTCGTCCGCGCCGGCGGAGAACTGCACCTGGATCAGGGCGTACCGGGCGTTCGGCGAGACCGCGCCGGCCTGGAACGGGTCGACCGCGCCGACCACGCCGGGCAGGCGGCTGGCCTCCTGCACCAGCTCCCGTACCACGGACTGCCCCTGCGGGGTGCCGAGCTGCCCGTCGGCGGGTGCCCTGACCGCGATGGTGCCGGTGGCGCCGCTGGCCGCCGGGAACTCCTTCGCCAGCAGGTCGAGGGCCTTCTGCGACTCGGTGCCGCGCATGGTGAAGTCGCTCGAGGTGGGGCCGCGGAACAGCGCCGCAGCCCCACCGAGTCCGATGAGCGCGACGAGCCAGAGCGCGACGACGAGTCGCCGCTGGCGCAGCGCGCCCCGGCCGAGCCGGTACAACAAGGTCGCCATGATGGTTTTCTAGTCCTGTCCTCGGGGTCGTGGATGCAAAACGGACGCCGTGGGGGATCAGTCGAGGGGCGCGAGGGCCCGGCGGGCGACGGCCAGTAGCGCGGCGCGCAGTTCGTCGTCGGGCAGGTCGGGGAACTCCGCGCAGGCGGCGGCCACCCCGGCGAGCACGATCAGCGCGCCCACCTGGGCCTCGGCCCGGCCGGATCCGCCGGCCAGGGCGTCCCGGAGCCGGTCGGAGCTGCGCTGGACGTGCGCGAAGGCGGGGTGCTGGAGCAGTTCCGGGAACTCGCCGTGCAGCAGCGCGATCTCCCGGCGGAAGCGCAGCGCCAGCTCGACGAAGCCCTCGACGGCGTCGCGTTGCGCGGCCGGCCCGGTCGACCCGGCCAACCGTTCGTCGAGGGCCAGCAGCATGGCGATGGCGGGGGCCATCAGTTCGGTGAGGATGGCTTCCTTGTTGGCGAAGTGGTAGAGCACGGCTGCCTTGGAGCAGCCGACCTCCCGGGCGATGTCCTGCAACGACGTGCCCTTGTAACCGGTCACCGCGAACCGCCTCGCGGCTGCGGCGAGAATCCCGTCCCGGGTCTCCGGTACCGACCGTGCCAACCTGGCCACCTCCCACCATCGAGCATTCCTGACCGATCGGTCAGGAGCTGACCGATCGGTCAGACGAAGATCGTGGCCTTCGCCACGTTCCGCTCGAATCCGGGGGCTCACTCCACTCGGCCGCCGTCGCATGCCTGAGGGCCGGCGAAAACGCCGTGTTCCGGTTGCGCTCCGGCCGGGTGGCCGGGAGGGTGGGCTGATGGCGGCTGCGGACGAGGTGCGGGACGGCGTCCCCCTGACCAACCTGGACCAGCCGCTCGTCGCCGGCTCCGACCTCAGCAAGCGGCATCTGGTCGACTACCTCGACGCCGTCCGGGACCGGCTCCTTCCGGAGCTGCGGAACCGACCGCTCTCGGTGATCCGGGTGCTCCGGGGCCAGGCCCCCTTCATGCAGAAGAACGTGCCCAGGTACACCCCGGACTGGGTACGCCGGGTGACGATCTGGGCGGAGGCGTCCCACCGCGAGGTGTCGTACGCCCTCTGCGACGACCGCCGCACCCTGCTCTGGTTCGCCAACCAGCGCGCGGTGGAGTACCACCCGACCCTGGCCACCGCCGACGACCCGCACCGCCCCACCCACCTGGTGCTCGACCTCGACCCGCCGGAGGGGGACGCCTTCCGGCTGGTCGTGGCCGCCGCCGGGCTGGTCCGGCAGGCACTCGCCGACGCGGGTCTCGCCGGTGCGGTCAAGACCAGTGGGGCGAAGGGTCTGCACGTCTTCGTCCCGCTGGAGTCGGGGACCGACCCGGCGGACATCGCCGCCGCCACCCGGGCCCTCGCCGTCCGCGCGGCCCGGATCGACCCGGCGCTGGCCACCACCGCCTTCATCCGGGAGGACCGGGGTGGCCGCGTCTTCGTCGACTCGACCCGGGCCGGCGGCGCGACCGTGGTCGCCGCGTACAGCCCGCGACTGCGTCCCGGTGTGCCGGTCTCGTTCCCGGTCGACTGGGCTGACCTGGCCGACGTCAGTCCGGGCGACTTCACCATCCGAACCGTGCCGGGGCTGGTCGCCGGGCGTGATCCGTGGTCGGCGGGGATGCCCGCGCCGCAGCGGCTCCCGGCGGACCTGGTGGCCGAGGGCCACACCATCCCGGTGGCCCGGGTCCAGGCCATGCACGAGGGGAAGCGGCGTGCCCGGGCCCGCCGGGCCGCCGCAGCGGAGACTGCTGACGGGACGGGTTAGTCCGCGACGGCGATCGCCTCGACCTCGACGAGGAGGTCGGGCTCTCCGAGGCTGGCGACGCCGAGCAGGGTGATCGGCTTGATCAGGTCGACGCCGAGCTGTGCGGCGGCACGCTGGACGCCCGCGCCGAGTGCAGGCAGCTTCCCGCCGTCCCACTCCACGACGTACACGGTCAGCTTGACCACGTCGTCGAAGCTGGCGCCCACCGCGGCCAGGGCCGTGGCGACGTTGAGGTACGCCTGCTCGACCTGGGCGGCGAGGTCTCCGGCGCCGACCGGTCGGCCCTCGGCGTCGCGGGCCACCTGCCCGGCGAGGAAGACCATGCGCGCGCCGGACGCGACCGCCACCTGTCGGTACATGTCGGGCTTGGGCAGGCCGTCGGGGTTCAACAGTTGTACGGGCATGCGTCCTCCTTCGCCGGCACGCGGCCTCGGCTGGGCCGTGCGGTGGACCGAAGCATAGCGCTGCTATGGATCGGAGGCCATAGCGGTGCTATGTATCATCTGGCGCGTGCCGAGAACCGCCTCAGCGGCTGTCCGTCTGCTCCTCGTGGAGCGGGCGGCGGAGCTGCTCGCCCGCCGCGATCCGGTCACGCTGCGCGCGCTCGTCGAGGGGACGGGCGCCTCGACGATGGCCGTGTACACGCACTTCGGAGGCATGCCCGGGCTGTGGCGCGCGGTACGTCAGGAGGGGTTCACCCGATTGGCGGCTCGGCTGGATCAGGTGCGGCCCACGTCCGACCCGGTGCACGATCTGGCGGCGCTCGGTGCCGCCTACGTCGACAACGCGCTCGCCAACCCGGCCCTGTACCGGGCGATGTACGACACGGTGGCCGACCTCGACGACCCGCAGGCCGCGGCGGGGGCCTTCGGCGTGCTCGTCTCCGCCGCCGCCCGGGCCCGCGAGCAGGGCCGCTTCGCGAAGGGCGCGGACCCGGAGGACGTCGCCACGCAGATGTGGGCCGCCGGCCACGGTCTGACCATGCTGGCGATTACCGGAGTGCTGCCCCGGGAGGCGCTCATGGTCCACGCGCCCGCCATCCTGACCGCGCTCTTTGTCGCCGCCGGCGACGACGACGACGAGGAACGCTGCCGTCGATCCGTGCAGACCGGGTGGTTGATGTGAAGATTCTGGCTCTGATCATTGGTGCGCTCTTCATTCCGTTGAGCCTGGCCGGATGTGCGGTGGGCGAGAAATCGGGTGGGGAGGTGGAGATTTTTGAGATCGACAACACGGAGGAAGTCTTCGGTAAACCGGATGAGGGAGGGGTGACGGTGAGGAGGCACTACATGATTCTCAACCCACCCGAAGGTCTGGCCGAACTGAAAGAGGCGGCCGAGAGGTACGGCAGGGACCACCCGATTGAGGCAGAGGTCAAGGTGGTGGAAGGCAAGAACAGGTTCTTCCACATGTACTTCTACCGGGAGAGCGACGATCTGCCCAGGGACTGGCAGCCCGACGAGGGTTACCTGAGCACAGATCGACTGGAGCACCACAAGAACGACCTGATCGCATCGATAAAGTGGTCGGACGTCGACCCGCAGAAGGAATACCGCAGTTACCGGAAGACCGAGAAGGGGAAGATCGTGGAGGAGGTGCATTTCGTCGGGGATTGGCTTGTCGAGTGATGTCCCCGAAGATGCCACCAAACATACCGGGGGCGGAACCCGGATCAGCGCGGTAACGCTGGCGGCGAGCTCCCAGTTCCTCTTCCGCGTGCGTCCCGCCAGGCACCGCGTCGCCTGTGCCCCTGACGGCGCCCCTGCCCCAGCGCCGGCTAGTTGCCGGGTGTCCCGACGGTCAGGCCAAGTCGGTGATGTGCTGCCTCTTGGGCCAGCGGGTGGAGCGCACGCTCGGCCACGGCTGAGGCCGCCCGGAGTTCGGCACGTAGTCGGCACAGAGGGCCGCCAACGGCCGGACGCAGCCGGACACACGAGTAAGGCCGCTGACCTGGTTTGCCCTGGTCAGCGGCCTTTTCGTACTGCTTATCGGTGGTGCCCCCGGCAGGATTCGAACCTGCGCCCCCGCCTCCGGAGGGCGGTGCTCTATCCCCTGAGCTACGGGGGCTCAGCGACCGGGAAAGCGTAGCAAACGCCTCCCGGAAGCGCCGAATCGGTATCGGGCGATCCGTCCGCCGAGCCTGCGGCACCGCGCCGTAGCTGGGCAGACGCGGTGCCTCGACCCGCCCGACGGGCCTACCGCCCGTCGGGCGGCGGCAGGCCCGTCGGGCGGCAGCGACCGGGGGAGGTGGTTGCCGCCGTCCAACGGGACTCTGGCCGTCGGTCGTTGGCGGCGGGGACGGTCACGCCGCCGGTCCGAGTCGCCCGGGCCGGGAGGCCCCGGCGCGTCCGCAGCTCGGCAGCGGGTGCATCGCGATGCGTCGAGGTAGGCGCCGGGGCCACTCGTTCCGTGGCCAGGAGCCGTCCACGATCACGTGCACCGTCCGCTCCTCCGCGCCGCTGAGCCGGAGCACGAAGTCCCGGGGGAGCGGCGGATCCACCGACGGTGTGGTGATCATGAAGCGGACCCGGCCCCGGGACGAGACCGCGGAGACCACGTCCGCCGCCGGCATGGTGCCGCGCAGCCGGACCCGGCCGAGCCAGTAGACCTCCGCGAGGTGCTCCTGGGCGGCCCGGGTGATCGCCGGGTACTCGGTCCGGACCCAGTGCTCCACCGCGCCGACGCAGAGCCCGCAGGCCCGCTCCCGCGGCTCCCGGGGGCCCAGCCCCCAGGCCCGCAGGTACGCCCCGACCGTCCCGGTGTCCATGGTCCGGTCGTAGCGGCGCTGGATGAGGCTGGTGAGGCTCTGCCGCGTCCACAGCTCCTCGTCCAGGTCGAACTCGTCGGGGTGGACGCCCCGCAGGGCGTCGATCAGGTCGAGTTCCTGTTCGCGGCTGAGCAATCCCGGCTCGCCCGACCGCTGTCCGCGACGGACGGCTGCCACCGTTCCGTCACCGCCAATGGTGTGTCGCCGGCACCAACTGGTGACCGAGCGCCGTGCGTCTCTGAGTGCAACCCCCACGTCCTGCGCAACGACCCCGAATCACTACTGGTCACGATATGTGGGTAGAAAAAGCTTGAACCCGTCGAATCGGTCAAAGGTGGCGAAGGTGTGCACGGTGGGACCGGCGCCGGCCTGCTCCTGCTCGTCCACGCCCTGGCAGCCCTACTCCGGACCCGCTAAGACCCCGTCGTAGCCCTGTCGATCATGGATTTGTGGCACCACTCAAACCTCACATTCGTCACTAATCAGGAG
The nucleotide sequence above comes from Micromonospora pallida. Encoded proteins:
- a CDS encoding DUF2795 domain-containing protein, translating into MTGSGGQWLEYLAGLDYPVSREDLVRRAQEFGASTELLQALRALPVEQFASADELADALTTLA
- a CDS encoding MMPL family transporter, translated to MATLLYRLGRGALRQRRLVVALWLVALIGLGGAAALFRGPTSSDFTMRGTESQKALDLLAKEFPAASGATGTIAVRAPADGQLGTPQGQSVVRELVQEASRLPGVVGAVDPFQAGAVSPNARYALIQVQFSAGADEITDEQREAYEEVGARAESQGYQVAPGGEVLNTEPEVGSTEALGVVVALLVLVVTFGSLVAAGMTMLNALIGVGAGMAGLYALSSVVGLTSTAPILALMLGLAVGIDYSLFITSRHRQNLLSGLSPEEAVGRAVGTAGSAVVFAGATVVIALAGLAVVNIPFLTVMGLAAAGTVTVAVLVAITLQPALLGFAGRRALPRSLRNAVPADTAAPGGTSTLTGTSAPAAGGPTAGRASAAEDRSGFGFRWAGWVTRLRIPVILVGLLGLGLLAVPATDMRLALPDAGTAPLGSPARTSNDLITEGFGPGFTGRLVVVVSGDSAERTSAALPRVTQEVQGTGGVLAVAPPQLSPDGRTALLAVVPKTGPTDEATERMVHDIRGAVRGTDGVDVLLTGVTAIGIDVSEKLSAALPVYLLLVVGLSVLLLMLVFRSILVPVKAALGFLLTVAATFGITVAVFQQGTLADLVGLDTPGPLISFLPILLIGILFGLAMDYEVFLVSRMREDFVHGDTAAQATISGMGHGARVVTAAALIMISVFGGFVFLDDPVIKSMGFALAVGVAIDAFVVRMTIVPAVMSLLGDKAWWLPRWLQRVLPNVDIEGEGLRAHLDEKAAAGTR
- a CDS encoding erythromycin esterase family protein gives rise to the protein MLVQRLGAPSDFDPLLARVADARIVMLGEATHGTYDYYRLREQLTRRLVAECGFSFVAVEGDWPDCDRVHRSVTAARHGAADPLAALERFERWPTWMWANAEVARFCRWLRAWNVDRSEGRRTGFHGLDVYSLWESMQAIFDYLGEEDPASLEAAQEAYRCFEPYGKRPEEYGLASRFVSARCEEEVIRLLSRTREQASLDGPDRFAAWQNAEVVAGAERYYRAMVSGGGESWNVRDVHMADTLDRLLERYGTGSRAVVWAHNTHVGDARATDMADAGLVNLGQVARERHGDDAVVLVGFGSYRGGVVAAPRWGSAAEAMTAPPARPGSLEHRLHELLPERAVLVFGGADQPGWVTGTVDHRAIGVVYDPTLEAQSNYVPTRLGERYDAFVWCDETTALHPLPALTAPGELETYPAGM
- a CDS encoding RidA family protein — protein: MPVQLLNPDGLPKPDMYRQVAVASGARMVFLAGQVARDAEGRPVGAGDLAAQVEQAYLNVATALAAVGASFDDVVKLTVYVVEWDGGKLPALGAGVQRAAAQLGVDLIKPITLLGVASLGEPDLLVEVEAIAVAD
- a CDS encoding TetR/AcrR family transcriptional regulator → MPRTASAAVRLLLVERAAELLARRDPVTLRALVEGTGASTMAVYTHFGGMPGLWRAVRQEGFTRLAARLDQVRPTSDPVHDLAALGAAYVDNALANPALYRAMYDTVADLDDPQAAAGAFGVLVSAAARAREQGRFAKGADPEDVATQMWAAGHGLTMLAITGVLPREALMVHAPAILTALFVAAGDDDDEERCRRSVQTGWLM
- a CDS encoding winged helix-turn-helix domain-containing protein, with product MGVALRDARRSVTSWCRRHTIGGDGTVAAVRRGQRSGEPGLLSREQELDLIDALRGVHPDEFDLDEELWTRQSLTSLIQRRYDRTMDTGTVGAYLRAWGLGPREPRERACGLCVGAVEHWVRTEYPAITRAAQEHLAEVYWLGRVRLRGTMPAADVVSAVSSRGRVRFMITTPSVDPPLPRDFVLRLSGAEERTVHVIVDGSWPRNEWPRRLPRRIAMHPLPSCGRAGASRPGRLGPAA
- the erm gene encoding ErmE/ErmH/ErmO/ErmR family 23S rRNA (adenine(2058)-N(6))-methyltransferase; its protein translation is MAPRRIRTTARDRSRRVLSQNFLTDPAAVARFVRAADPNPDDLLLEVGAGRGQLTRPLAARCRRLVAYEVDPAVTGELAAVCAALPGVDHRPEDFLAAAPPGEPFAVVGNIPWSLTAAVVRWCLAAPRLRTATLLTQLEYARKRSGDYGRWTRLTVSTWPEFTWRLAGRVPRTAFRPVPRVDAGILRVERRPEPLLPTRALPAYRGMVELGFGGVGGSLAASLRTAYPRPRVDAALRAVRLDPATPVGEVWPEQWLVLFRLLHARRG
- a CDS encoding TetR/AcrR family transcriptional regulator — translated: MARSVPETRDGILAAAARRFAVTGYKGTSLQDIAREVGCSKAAVLYHFANKEAILTELMAPAIAMLLALDERLAGSTGPAAQRDAVEGFVELALRFRREIALLHGEFPELLQHPAFAHVQRSSDRLRDALAGGSGRAEAQVGALIVLAGVAAACAEFPDLPDDELRAALLAVARRALAPLD
- a CDS encoding DNA polymerase domain-containing protein, producing the protein MAAADEVRDGVPLTNLDQPLVAGSDLSKRHLVDYLDAVRDRLLPELRNRPLSVIRVLRGQAPFMQKNVPRYTPDWVRRVTIWAEASHREVSYALCDDRRTLLWFANQRAVEYHPTLATADDPHRPTHLVLDLDPPEGDAFRLVVAAAGLVRQALADAGLAGAVKTSGAKGLHVFVPLESGTDPADIAAATRALAVRAARIDPALATTAFIREDRGGRVFVDSTRAGGATVVAAYSPRLRPGVPVSFPVDWADLADVSPGDFTIRTVPGLVAGRDPWSAGMPAPQRLPADLVAEGHTIPVARVQAMHEGKRRARARRAAAAETADGTG